In Schizosaccharomyces osmophilus chromosome 2, complete sequence, the following proteins share a genomic window:
- the trx1 gene encoding cytosolic thioredoxin Trx1: MVNQISKTEDFKAVIAQNKLVVVDFFATWCGPCKAIAPKVDQFSKTYSEAEFIKVDVDELSEIAAEAGVHAMPSFFLYKSGQKIAEVVGANPAKLEAAIKENL, from the coding sequence ATGGTAAACCAAATTTCCAAGACTGAAGACTTCAAGGCCGTTATTGCCCAAAACAAGCTTGTTGTTGTCGATTTCTTTGCTACATGGTGTGGTCCTTGCAAGGCTATTGCTCCCAAGGTCGATCAATTTTCCAAGACCTACAGCGAGGCCGAGTTTATCAAGGTCGATGTTGATGAATTGAGCGAAATTGCTGCCGAGGCTGGTGTTCATGCTATGCcctccttcttcctctaCAAGAGCGGTCAAAAGATTGCTGAAGTCGTTGGTGCCAACCCTGCCAAGCTCGAGGCTGCTATCAAGGAGAACCTTTAA
- the ost4 gene encoding oligosaccharyltransferase subunit Ost4, with protein sequence MSDTQLQNIVSTFGVSMMFLIVFYHYLSRSQK encoded by the coding sequence ATGTCTGATACACAGCTTCAAAACATTGTAAGTACTTTTGGTGTCTCCATGATGTTTTTAATCGTCTTTTACCATTACCTTTCGCGTTCGCAAAAGTAA
- the dfg10 gene encoding 3-oxo-5-alpha-steroid 4-dehydrogenase: MLQLQLETWVLLLKIELALYFVATTISVLVVPKIIKWKWLTMYSGHGDSKENSAPRVFSKLQVPKHWFWHFYAYGCILIVCYVSFVLSTSWQDPVLQAAQTELLNSKKAQVSLTLFGIHMLRRLYESLRFRNTGSKMQITHYLLGYFFYSHTFLAILVACLGDYEQHAGWKQGIGLGLYVFGSVWQNASHEHLIAQKHQRSYLPLQKSGFRWIAGAHYFGEVILYTGFLCIINHWIIWLVYGWILVSMTNVATSYSQTSTQAFQKVKTTKSGPKWILFPFLY; this comes from the coding sequence ATGTTGCAATTACAATTAGAGACTTGGGTTCTGTTATTAAAAATTGAGTTGGCCTTATACTTTGTAGCTACAACGATCAGTGTACTTGTTGTACCAAAAATAATCAAGTGGAAATGGTTGACAATGTACAGCGGTCACGGGGATTCCAAGGAAAACAGTGCGCCTCGGGTTTTTTCAAAGCTACAGGTTCCTAAACACTGGTTCTGGCATTTCTATGCATATGGATGTATTCTCATCGTGTGTTATGTGTCCTTTGTGCTTTCGACTTCGTGGCAGGATCCTGTACTCCAGGCAGCACAGACAGAGTTACTAAACAGTAAGAAAGCACAAGTTTCATTGACTCTATTTGGAATTCACATGCTACGTCGGTTGTATGAAAGCCTTCGCTTTCGCAATACTGGAtcaaaaatgcaaataaCACATTACTTGTTGGGatactttttctattcGCATACTTTTCTAGCTATTCTGGTTGCATGTTTAGGGGATTATGAACAACATGCAGGCTGGAAACAAGGAATTGGACTGGGGTTGTATGTCTTTGGAAGCGTGTGGCAGAATGCGAGCCATGAGCATTTGATTGCACAAAAACACCAGCGTTCCTATCTACCTCTCCAGAAAAGTGGATTTCGTTGGATTGCTGGAGCTCATTACTTTGGGGAAGTCATTCTTTATACCGGGTTCCTATGCATAATCAACCACTGGATCATATGGCTTGTCTACGGATGGATTTTGGTTAGCATGACGAATGTTGCAACATCTTACTCGCAAACATCGACACAAGCCTTCCAAAAAGTGAAAACTACCAAGAGCGGGCCAAAGTGgatcctttttcctttcctttattgA